A window of Campylobacter pinnipediorum subsp. pinnipediorum contains these coding sequences:
- the cysS gene encoding cysteine--tRNA ligase, which yields MQIYDSSKKIKLEFKPEGETVRIYVCGPTVYDHSHLGHAKSAISFDLLRRVLIELGYKLKFVRNYTDIDDKILKKMSETNKPLEEITNFYIKSYEDDMKALNVLDPDIKPKATECVDDMIDYISNLINKGFAYKLDDGIYFDTTKDKHYLSISGRENEENSIARIETNNCKNNQKDFVLWKFDENFYDSPFGKGRPGWHSECVAMIKKYLSNDSEFEVDIHAGGSDLLFPHHENEAAQCRCGEEKTLSKYWMHNGFIQINNEKMAKSLGNSFFVKDALKLYHGEVIRFYLLSTHYRANFNYSLQDLNASKKRLDKLYRLKKRVYGVKESEIDTGFKDEILKALSDDLNTSKALAVVDEFVANANEALDKEPKNKSIKSQIVANISFINKVIGIGIIDNFEYFQFGIDEQSKQKIDELISKRDEAKKAKDFQTADKIREELTKMQISIMDTANGTFWEKI from the coding sequence ATGCAAATTTACGATAGTTCTAAAAAAATAAAATTAGAATTTAAACCAGAAGGTGAGACTGTTCGAATTTATGTATGTGGTCCTACTGTTTACGATCATTCACATTTAGGTCATGCAAAATCAGCTATAAGTTTTGATTTATTAAGAAGGGTTCTAATAGAGCTTGGATATAAACTAAAATTTGTAAGAAACTACACTGATATTGATGATAAAATTTTAAAAAAAATGAGTGAAACAAATAAGCCACTAGAAGAAATAACAAATTTTTATATAAAAAGCTATGAAGATGACATGAAAGCTTTAAATGTCTTAGACCCAGATATTAAGCCTAAGGCAACAGAATGTGTGGATGATATGATTGATTATATATCAAATCTAATAAACAAAGGTTTTGCTTATAAACTAGATGACGGAATATATTTTGACACAACAAAAGACAAGCACTATCTAAGTATAAGTGGCAGAGAAAATGAAGAAAATAGCATAGCAAGAATAGAAACAAATAATTGTAAAAACAACCAAAAAGACTTTGTTTTATGGAAATTTGATGAAAACTTTTATGATTCACCTTTTGGTAAAGGAAGACCTGGTTGGCACTCTGAGTGTGTAGCTATGATAAAAAAATATCTGTCAAATGATAGCGAGTTTGAGGTTGATATTCATGCCGGAGGTAGCGATTTATTATTTCCACATCACGAAAATGAAGCAGCACAATGCAGATGTGGCGAAGAAAAGACGCTATCAAAATATTGGATGCATAATGGTTTTATACAAATAAATAATGAAAAAATGGCAAAAAGTTTAGGCAATAGTTTTTTTGTAAAAGATGCATTAAAATTATATCATGGAGAGGTTATTAGATTTTATCTTTTAAGCACACATTATCGTGCGAATTTTAATTATTCATTGCAAGATTTAAATGCATCAAAAAAACGCCTTGATAAATTATATAGACTTAAAAAAAGAGTTTATGGTGTAAAAGAAAGTGAAATAGACACAGGATTCAAAGATGAAATTTTAAAAGCTTTAAGTGATGATTTAAATACATCAAAAGCATTAGCTGTTGTTGATGAGTTTGTGGCTAATGCAAATGAAGCCTTGGATAAAGAACCAAAAAACAAAAGCATAAAATCTCAAATAGTCGCAAATATATCGTTTATAAACAAAGTTATAGGCATAGGTATTATAGACAACTTTGAGTATTTTCAGTTTGGAATAGATGAGCAAAGTAAGCAAAAAATAGATGAACTTATAAGCAAAAGAGATGAAGCAAAAAAGGCAAAAGACTTTCAAACAGCAGACAAAATAAGAGAAGAGCTTACAAAAATGCAAATAAGCATAATGGATACCGCAAATGGAACATTTTGGGAAAAAATATGA
- the murJ gene encoding murein biosynthesis integral membrane protein MurJ, translated as MIKGFISNASGIMLSRILGLVRDILTALILGAGIFSDLFFIAFKMPNLFRRVFAEGAFTQSFLPNFVKSNKKAIFSAEIFLKFLFFISLLTLLVNIFTKEFITIIATGLKDEDMINAINLVRINFFYLILIYMASFIGSLLQYKGHFATTAFSTALLNLSMICALLLANNKTEKEVALYLSCGVVIGGILQLITHIIALYIKNLNKMFFGGIYNFIKGKKADTKNFFINFYHGVFGSSALQISSFMDTWLASFLATGSISYMFYANRIFQLPLAVFAIALSQALFPKIARLLKNNDTQNALLQTKKSFNILFFTLLASCVGGIVLSEPIIWLLFERGNFTQEDTIQCAKVLSAYLIGLLPFGLIKLFALWLYAKMKQKIASKIATIGLVINLILAVILMQFLGAIGLALASSIVGFLQLGLYLKEFGYRKFLGIIESKFIFFTMIFLVVEFFSLEYLKEFFYANLR; from the coding sequence TTGATTAAGGGTTTTATTTCAAATGCTTCAGGTATAATGCTTTCTAGAATACTAGGTCTTGTACGTGACATACTTACCGCACTAATCTTGGGTGCTGGAATTTTTAGTGATCTATTTTTTATAGCTTTCAAGATGCCAAATTTGTTTAGAAGAGTATTTGCAGAGGGTGCTTTCACACAATCTTTTTTACCAAATTTTGTAAAATCAAATAAAAAAGCCATTTTTAGTGCCGAGATCTTTCTAAAATTTCTATTTTTTATCTCACTTTTAACCCTACTTGTAAATATATTTACAAAAGAATTTATAACAATAATAGCTACTGGATTAAAAGATGAAGATATGATAAATGCTATAAATCTAGTAAGGATAAACTTTTTTTATCTAATACTTATTTATATGGCTAGTTTTATAGGCTCACTTTTACAATACAAAGGTCATTTTGCCACAACCGCATTTTCTACGGCACTACTAAATTTAAGTATGATTTGTGCCTTATTACTTGCAAATAATAAGACAGAAAAAGAGGTTGCTTTGTATCTTAGCTGTGGTGTTGTCATAGGTGGTATTTTACAGCTCATAACACATATAATAGCACTTTATATAAAAAACCTAAACAAGATGTTTTTTGGAGGAATTTATAACTTTATAAAAGGAAAAAAAGCTGATACTAAAAATTTCTTTATCAATTTTTATCACGGTGTTTTTGGTTCATCAGCACTTCAAATTAGCTCTTTTATGGATACATGGCTGGCTAGTTTTTTAGCCACAGGAAGTATTAGTTATATGTTTTATGCAAATAGAATTTTTCAACTCCCACTTGCTGTATTTGCAATAGCTTTATCACAAGCACTATTTCCAAAAATAGCAAGACTCTTAAAAAACAACGATACACAAAATGCATTACTTCAAACAAAAAAAAGTTTTAACATACTGTTTTTTACACTTTTAGCATCCTGTGTTGGTGGTATAGTGTTATCAGAACCTATAATTTGGCTACTTTTTGAAAGAGGAAATTTTACACAAGAAGACACAATACAATGTGCTAAAGTTTTAAGTGCTTATCTTATAGGACTTTTGCCGTTTGGGCTAATTAAACTTTTTGCACTTTGGCTATATGCAAAAATGAAGCAAAAAATAGCTTCTAAAATAGCAACAATAGGACTTGTAATAAATCTTATCTTAGCAGTCATACTAATGCAATTTTTAGGTGCTATTGGTTTAGCATTAGCTAGTTCTATAGTTGGTTTTTTACAACTTGGTCTTTACCTAAAAGAATTTGGATATAGAAAATTTTTAGGTATAATTGAGTCTAAATTTATATTTTTTACAATGATATTTTTAGTGGTTGAGTTTTTTAGCCTTGAATATTTAAAGGAATTTTTTTATGCAAATTTACGATAG
- a CDS encoding flagellar assembly protein A — MSEAKYLSPISADSKTPYEDIKEISKNTGVEAKFIDFNLLDFTTLYTNKENQEPVSLSKNELDIFNDLDFYLDPTLVIEQVYKVEYYDIRVLVKPKIPNISIGANQSLTKIVGTVHATKDAIYENGYEELMYNFIAKKLIRANILIGIRDDSLKSELKKISSILRIKEIIDDDYTFIVAKGFEPRKSIESKLILHYKNKLKNIDKNDKMDHASRGFVSGVVLNEMIIEYIKPQNGKSGRNVRGDFIEVQLPKDNNLKEIGITENIKKIEDDTSIKYIAKKPGFVSDNQGIYDIKEQLEINEITFKDTGSVKTELDSNVSILIKEDDIFKDAIGTGVVVEAKDVSVKGNIGSNASVIADNVKIGGQTHAKAKVKAKKADIHVHIGFVEADEVYIDRLEGGTVVAKKAIIRSVIGGNITADEVIIETLVSNCTITGLSLIDIKYLRGNNNKLIIDATKIKDRSYDIEGQVEKINDLKKDIKKIPKILESKKIIIDTNKSSIHTIKSKVEELQKSKVVPPVTFIKKLKEYQQLVGEYNMLLKEYNTKKDNLKELKNELDFMQNEIFASKIVNRSNWLELNEIKFIIVNPATEVVYHTRQNEISRVVMVTKIEEGDDIKFEIKKSNDLELLPKLKEKQ; from the coding sequence TTGAGTGAAGCAAAATATCTGTCTCCCATTAGTGCAGATTCAAAAACACCATATGAAGATATAAAAGAGATTAGTAAAAATACTGGAGTTGAAGCTAAATTTATAGATTTTAATTTATTAGATTTTACTACATTATATACAAATAAAGAAAATCAAGAACCTGTTAGTTTGTCTAAAAATGAACTTGATATTTTTAATGATCTTGACTTTTATCTTGACCCGACTCTTGTAATAGAGCAAGTTTATAAGGTTGAGTATTACGACATTAGAGTTCTGGTTAAGCCAAAAATTCCAAATATCAGCATAGGAGCAAATCAATCTTTAACAAAGATAGTGGGAACTGTTCATGCAACTAAAGATGCTATTTATGAAAATGGTTATGAAGAATTAATGTATAATTTTATAGCCAAAAAACTAATTAGAGCCAATATTCTTATAGGTATCAGAGATGACAGCCTAAAAAGTGAATTAAAAAAAATATCTTCTATTTTGCGTATCAAAGAGATTATAGATGATGATTATACCTTTATTGTAGCAAAAGGTTTTGAACCTAGAAAATCAATAGAGTCTAAATTGATTCTGCACTATAAAAATAAGCTTAAAAATATTGATAAAAATGACAAGATGGATCATGCCAGTAGAGGTTTTGTCTCAGGTGTTGTATTAAATGAAATGATAATTGAATATATTAAGCCTCAAAATGGAAAGAGTGGTAGGAATGTTAGAGGTGATTTTATAGAGGTTCAATTACCCAAAGACAATAATTTAAAAGAGATAGGCATTACTGAAAACATAAAAAAAATAGAAGATGATACAAGTATAAAATATATAGCTAAAAAACCAGGATTTGTGAGTGATAATCAGGGTATTTATGATATCAAAGAGCAGCTTGAAATAAATGAAATAACCTTTAAAGACACAGGTTCTGTTAAGACGGAGTTAGATTCTAATGTTAGTATTTTAATAAAAGAAGATGATATATTTAAAGATGCTATTGGAACTGGCGTTGTTGTTGAGGCAAAAGATGTTAGCGTGAAAGGAAATATTGGTTCTAACGCATCCGTGATTGCAGATAACGTTAAGATAGGTGGTCAAACTCATGCAAAAGCAAAAGTAAAAGCTAAAAAGGCGGATATACATGTTCATATTGGATTTGTTGAAGCCGATGAGGTTTATATTGATAGGCTTGAAGGCGGAACTGTTGTAGCTAAAAAAGCTATTATAAGAAGCGTAATAGGCGGAAATATAACAGCCGATGAGGTGATAATTGAAACATTAGTGTCAAATTGTACGATAACTGGCCTTAGTTTAATAGATATTAAATATTTACGAGGAAATAATAATAAGCTTATTATAGATGCAACTAAAATAAAAGATAGGAGTTATGATATAGAGGGTCAAGTTGAAAAAATTAATGACTTAAAAAAAGATATTAAAAAAATACCAAAAATATTAGAATCAAAAAAAATAATTATAGATACAAATAAATCTTCTATACATACAATAAAATCTAAAGTTGAAGAATTACAGAAATCTAAGGTTGTTCCACCTGTTACTTTTATAAAAAAACTTAAAGAGTATCAGCAGTTAGTTGGTGAGTATAATATGCTTTTAAAAGAATATAATACAAAAAAAGATAATTTAAAAGAGTTAAAAAATGAGCTTGATTTTATGCAAAATGAGATTTTTGCTTCTAAAATTGTAAATAGAAGTAATTGGCTTGAATTAAATGAGATTAAGTTTATAATAGTTAATCCTGCTACGGAAGTTGTTTATCATACAAGGCAAAATGAGATATCGAGAGTTGTTATGGTAACAAAAATAGAAGAAGGTGATGATATTAAATTTGAGATTAAAAAATCAAATGATCTTGAATTACTGCCAAAATTAAAGGAAAAACAGTGA
- a CDS encoding ABC transporter ATP-binding protein, which yields MKQLTLFQVLKRFKGYFKDYIPYFVLAFIGMILASGGSAATAWLVQPVLDKIFVEKNRELLYILPYAIILVYFLKNAGTFMQAYYTAYIGQDAIRRFRDELLAKLLSLDMSFFNKYRTGELMSRTMNDIERIRTIVSTMIPEFIREIITAISLLCVVIYQSPRLAFFALIVLPVAAYPIITLAKKMKKISRKSQEKISDISSALNEIFTNIEIIKANNAQSYEHKRFADENFNFLKINLKATRIEQLVSPLMEMIGSIGVAIVIIIGGKEVIDGTISIGSFFSFLSALFMLYTPIKRVVGIYSKLQDAIAASERTFELMDKKSLMLDGNLEIPDKISSIIFDNVRLNYDKKEVLKGINFEAKTSEMIAFVGSSGGGKTSIINLLMRFYNVTSGIIKINGTNINDFSINSIRDKIGLVTQRIYIFNDTIANNVSYGKEYNEEAIINALKMANAYGFVSELDDGINTILDEFGTNLSGGQRQRIAIARALYKNPEILIFDEATSALDNESEKEITNAINRLKHTKIIFVIAHRLSTIQNADKIVVISNGVVAGFDTDENLSKNCDIYAKLKGKALV from the coding sequence ATGAAGCAACTTACCTTATTTCAAGTATTAAAAAGATTTAAAGGCTATTTTAAGGATTATATACCGTATTTTGTACTAGCATTCATAGGTATGATTTTAGCAAGTGGGGGCTCAGCTGCCACAGCATGGCTAGTGCAACCTGTTTTAGATAAAATTTTTGTTGAAAAAAACAGAGAATTACTATATATATTACCTTATGCGATAATACTTGTTTATTTTCTAAAAAATGCCGGAACATTTATGCAAGCATATTATACAGCCTATATAGGGCAAGATGCAATTAGGCGTTTTAGAGATGAGTTGTTAGCAAAACTATTAAGCCTTGATATGAGTTTTTTTAACAAATATAGAACTGGCGAGTTAATGAGTAGAACGATGAATGATATTGAAAGAATTAGAACTATAGTATCTACAATGATACCTGAGTTCATAAGAGAAATTATAACCGCCATATCATTACTTTGTGTTGTTATATATCAAAGTCCAAGATTGGCATTTTTTGCCCTCATAGTACTTCCGGTTGCTGCATATCCCATAATAACTCTTGCAAAAAAAATGAAAAAAATCTCAAGAAAATCTCAAGAAAAAATATCAGATATAAGTTCGGCTTTAAATGAAATTTTTACAAATATTGAGATAATAAAAGCAAATAATGCACAAAGTTATGAGCATAAAAGATTTGCGGATGAAAATTTTAATTTTCTAAAAATAAACTTAAAAGCAACAAGAATAGAACAATTAGTAAGCCCTTTAATGGAGATGATAGGCTCAATAGGTGTTGCTATAGTTATAATTATAGGAGGCAAAGAGGTAATAGATGGCACTATTAGCATAGGATCATTCTTTTCATTTTTATCTGCTCTTTTTATGCTTTATACCCCAATAAAAAGAGTTGTTGGAATTTATAGCAAACTACAAGATGCAATAGCAGCAAGTGAAAGAACATTTGAACTAATGGATAAAAAAAGTTTAATGTTGGATGGCAATTTAGAAATTCCAGATAAAATTAGTAGTATAATTTTTGATAATGTTAGACTAAACTATGATAAAAAAGAGGTATTAAAAGGCATAAATTTTGAGGCAAAAACATCTGAAATGATAGCTTTTGTAGGCTCTAGTGGCGGTGGAAAAACATCAATTATAAACCTTCTGATGAGATTTTACAATGTAACTAGCGGTATCATAAAAATAAACGGAACAAATATAAATGATTTTAGTATAAATTCCATTCGTGACAAGATAGGACTTGTGACACAAAGAATATATATTTTTAATGACACAATAGCAAACAATGTATCTTATGGAAAAGAATACAATGAAGAAGCTATTATAAATGCATTAAAAATGGCAAATGCTTATGGGTTTGTAAGCGAATTAGATGATGGTATAAATACTATTCTTGATGAGTTTGGAACAAATCTTTCAGGTGGGCAAAGACAAAGAATAGCAATTGCAAGAGCACTATACAAAAATCCAGAAATTTTAATATTTGATGAAGCCACATCAGCTCTTGATAATGAGAGTGAAAAAGAGATCACAAATGCTATAAATAGATTAAAGCACACAAAAATAATATTTGTTATAGCTCATAGACTAAGCACTATACAAAATGCTGATAAAATAGTTGTTATAAGCAATGGGGTTGTTGCCGGCTTTGATACTGATGAAAATTTAAGTAAAAATTGTGATATTTATGCAAAACTCAAAGGCAAAGCCTTAGTTTAA